A segment of the Orcinus orca chromosome 4, mOrcOrc1.1, whole genome shotgun sequence genome:
CAATAGCATAGAAGTTTTCATCAGAAATAAGCAGTTCTCTTCCCCATAAccacccacaaaaaaaaaaaaaaagaatgaaaagaaaaaaacaatcaaagtTTTTTCTATCTTGTATCCTTGTTCCATCCTCTAAcagttttaaggaaaaatatctcattttaaatAGTCATAAGGGGACTTTATTAACCTATAATATcagcaaaatattaaaagcccTGAAAAAAATGTCTAATCATTATAAGTATTAGgccacatttagaaaaaaaaaaagtcactgaaccAGTGAACAAATTTTAATTCTATGTAAAAAGTCCTAATGTTATTTTTTCATGATCGTAGCTGTACTAACTATATTTGAATATACATACAGCTGACCATAGTTATATTTATGCACAATTACGAAACATTTTAGTTCAGCTATACTGGAGGAGAAACTCATTTTGGTGGCCTGTTAAAGATTAATGAATTAAGGCATTCTTAAGGAGCTGCCAAGTAAGAGTTTCAATATGAATTTAAGAAATACAGCAGGGTTTTCTACACTTTATGAAGCTTATTTTCTATTATGTGTTTAGAGATTTTTTTAGTCTCAATTTTTTTGtataggtattttatcctttgatAATCAAATTATATGCTTAAAAAttagagctttctcttttttaatccgTTAATTTTACCATACTATTACTACTGCCACCCCCAATTTCCTATTTTGAAAGATTAACATTAGAAATAAGGCCATTTACATACCATTCTTACCTGTAAGGGTAAGAGCGTATTACTATTGTTGTCTGTTCTGAACACATTATCTTCAATCCAAGATTTTGGAGTCAGTGATGGAGTAGAGCGAGTAAATTTCGGCGGTGCTATGACATTACCAGAAAACGGTTTCTTCAATGGAGATATCTGATTCATAGTTCCTGGAATTCCCATGTTTCCAGTTCTACGATGATCTCTGCCATGCATTGCTCCCCACGACATACTTCCAGTGCCCCAGCCACTGCTTTGATGGTTGCTCCAAGGAGATTGTTTTAGAAGAGGCTGGGGAAAATACATCTATTTAAATTATAAGCATTTAAAGAGTTtataattcaaattcaaatttaggCCTGAGCTAAGAATTTATAtgatcttaaaaaaatgaaatatataaaggCAACAGAATATATCATAACTAGTTTATAAAAAGTAACAGGCTTGACATCTTGCTTATGAAAACATATTCATTTAATGCTGAGTTTTCATACTCTTGTCTACTATAAATTATAATGAATCAAGTAGATATTTCATGACACTCATTAAAATAGAACCatgcagttactttttttttcccctttagagaGAACTGTATAAATGAcagatatgaagaaaaaaatactttaaaattgaaattaactTTGAAGATCCTTACAGATATAACCTACACTATGATCTTAAAGCAACTATGTTCCGCTAAGCACAGAACTAAAAATATGATCGTTATCAATTAAAATATACCAATCATATGAGTGAAATATCTAGACTTTAGGTTTCTAAAACAAACTGTACCACTGCAAAAGTGGATAATAACATTTGGTGTTATTCTACTGCACAGATTAAAAATGCCTTTTGAGATAGGGAAAATATAgcaaatatgtctttttttttgcaCTGCTTATTcaacttttaagatattttattccGGTTTTAATgtagtttcttttaaattttcatagtTTTTACTTCACTTAATTATCCATGAACTGTTAAATAATTATCTGATATTACCCATAGGTGGATACACTAAGATAAACAACTATATACTTTGATCATTCTAGTAAAGATCTTAGTAATACAAGTCTCCATgaactttattcattttcaaaagtaaagtAATATTCCAAACTCTAACTCTAAACTCTAGCAAGAAAAGTTAAGTcatcaaagaatgaaaaattcaCCAAGAGGCTACAACTGTAGATTGTGAAAAGTATTAATTGCTAGCAATTTTACAGTCAATAAgcttataatttaataattttgtgCCAACATTTAGCCAAAGGGAGTATGGGTCGTGCACTTAACTGTAAGTCAATAAGTTATTTTAAGTCAAGCACTCTTAATATTAAAcctgcttatttttttttctgcaaaccTGGTCTGTAGTGCCTattacttattaaaatttttttaatgctaatatAATCATGAATATATACTACCCTTTCCCCCTCTATGTAGTTCAAAAGGATAGCTAAGGGACCACGGACATATTCCATTCTTCAGGACCTTACTTTCATCACTGATGCAGTGCTCAAAGTTCTCTTCCAGTGACCTAAAATTCCATATAACAGCTGTGACCTCTTACACTCCATTGCAAGACCCATCTTTTGACAAAAAGCAGATTATAGTTAAATATGGATCTTGGTATATGGTCTTCTAGTGATATACCAAGGCCTTAAGAATACAAAAATACCTACAGATAATTTTCTGTGGCAAGTTTCCAGTTAAAAAACGAAGACCCTGACACCCAAAAGACAGTTGCTCAAGATTATGTAAATCATGGAAAAGGGGAATACTATTTCAAAATTAACTATTTTCAACCCTTATAGGCCACATTCTCCTTCCTCAGGAAGAAACCAGTGATTCAACAAAAACTGTTGTTATTCTGGTTAATTTAAATAAACTGTTAACTGTTATTTTGGTTAAATTAGATAGTATTCACCTTTTTAAAAGGGTAACCCTTAAAAACTTTAACTGGGCAATGGAAAAAGTTATATGAGTACGTAAGTAGTGGTTAAGGTCCAATCTTGCTTCCCTCTCAACCTTTAATCACGAAATTGACCTTAGACAGAATGATCACTATAATAAATGCTGACTAGatcaaaaaagaacaacaaaatactcCTTCAATGTCAATTAACCAAACCAGCGGCCACTCAAACGTTGTTTTGAGAGGATAACAAAACAGACCTTGAATCTGAAAGGGCTCGGATGAATAAAAAAACCTGCCTGCTGTGATTTCATAATTATACTACCCACTTAAAATACACACACCCTATCATTCAAGAGAAGGTTaaggccaccaaaaaaaaaaagagagagagaaaagaaaaaaaagaaaaaagtgaaagtcTTCTCTTCAAGGTAACACACAAATAGCAGACTCGTTTCGTTTTAAAACCTACAAAATAGTACCCAAACAttaaaaagcacagaaaataaaacCGTCTTGGAGCATCTCAGTCTTAACCATCTGACAGCTCGGGGGGACCGACCCACGTCGGGAGGCAGGTGGGCAGGAGGAGCGCGGCCGGGACGCTCCTCGCCGACCCTGGTCCCGGTAGGTTGTGCGGGCGGCAACTGCCTCGCCCGCGACAGGTCTCGCCGGCCAATTAAGAATGATacaaactcaaaagaaaaaaagcttttccGCCCGTTCCCTCATTGGACGACGGCGAAAGGTCACGGGCTGACCACACGCACAGTCTCCGGTAATCATTCTCCTCCTTCCCGGGTTCGCTCCCACGGCCGCTGCCCCCCCTCCCCGAGGCCGCCGCCCGAGCCCGCTGGTCCCGCGTCCCGGACCCCAGGTCCTCCGACCCCCGAACCCCGGCCGTCTCGCCGTGTCTCCGGGGCTCGAGAAAGCCGGACGGCCGCTCACCAGGCCAGGGGGCGCCGGCCGGGCCCCGGGGTCGCCCCGTACGAGGTACGAGAGGGACGTCGCGCccggccgccccccgcccccgccccggcgcCATTCCGCCCCTGCCCTAGACCCACCGCCACGCCGGGGCTTTCGAGGGGGCGCCCGGCCGGGGCCACTTCCAGCCGGACCCGACTCTGGAGCCCCACAGCCCACGGTGGCCACAGCCCTCACGCCCCGCCAGGGTCTGGTGTCCCGAGTCCCGTCGCCCTTTTCCGCCCTCCGGGTCCTACTCGGTCGGGCGAGGGGCCCTCGCAACTGCCCCTCGGGGCCGCGCCGGGCCGAGCCCGGTCTCCGGCCGCCCCCGCCCGCAGTCTCCCCGGCCTCGCGGCGCAGCCGGGCCGTCGCCCGCCGTACCTGGTGGTGGTTGTAGGAGTTCCTCTGCTGCAGGAAGGCGGCAGCGGCCGCCTGGTGCTGCTGCTGGAGCTGCGGGCTGACGGGTGACCTCCGGCTCTGAGGCTGCTGCGGCGCCGCGGGCGGcgggggctgctgctgctgctgaggtAAATTCATGGCGGGCGGCGGTGGCGGGGGCACGGCGGCCGCCGAGAAGGGGCCCCCGaagccgccgccgcccccgccgccgccgccgccgccgcccgccggcACGCTGAGCCCAGCACAGCCGTGTGGGGACACGGGCGAGAAGCTCGGGAAGAAGGCCGGGTTCATGGACGACGGCAGCCCGGGGTAGAAGCCGTTCTCCGAATCGGGGCTGGGCGGCGGCATGGCGCTGagcgagccgccgccgccgccgccgccacccggGGTGGCGGCCGACGAACCCGGCTGCGGCTGCGGCGGCTGCTGGGGCGGAGGCGGCGGCTGCTGCTGGGGCGGCggcggctggggctggggctggggcggcGGCGACGCGGTCTGCACCGACCAGGGGGTGCCGAAGccgggcagcggcggcggcggcgacgcgGAGCCGCCTCCCCCTCCGCCGCCGGggggccccccgcccccgctgccgccgccgccgccgcccgggtGCGGAAGGTCCGGGCTCTGCAGGCTGCTGAAGGCGCCCGCGCCGAGAGCCCCGCCAGGCAGGAGGTTACTGGGACTGTTGAGCAGAGGATGGTTGGGGGACTCCATGGAGCCCGGCGCGGGGTTCACCGGCGGCGTCGAGGGGGCCAAGCCCGCATTGGGGGGCTCGGCGGCGCTGCCCTCGCCCACGGCCGGGGTCTTGCGAGGGCTGCCCGCGCCTCCGTGGCGGCGCCGCGGGGCTGCAGGCGGCGAAGGCTGGAGCTGCGGGAGCGGGGGCAGGTCGGCCGGGCGCTGCTGCGGTGCGAAGTCCTGCGGCGGGAGGTGCTGCGGGTGCGGGAGGCTGaactgctgctgttgttgctgctgttgcggCTGGCGCTGGGCGAGCTGCGCCGGCTGGAGGAGCtggccgggcggcggcggcggcgagccGAACCGGCCGGGGCAgtggagcggcggcggcggcttcGAGTCCGGAGGGTGGGGAAGGCGGGGAGGGCTGAACTCTTTCCTCTTCTGGCTgctcagctgctgctgctgccgcttaCTGAAGTCCTGCGGGGAGGAGgtgcggcagcagcagcaggaggaggcggaggaggaggggtGGTGCAGACTCGGTTTGAagtcctgggaggggaggaggtgggtcACACCCGCGTTCGTGCCGCCGCCGGGGTGGTGGTTGGGGAGTTTCTCCGTGGCCTCCGCCCCCGAGAGTGGCCTCGCCGGCTGCTGTGTCAGCCTCAGCAGCAGTTCATCCTGCATGGTCTGCTGATGCGCCGGGAacggggaggaagaggaagcggTGGCGACCGAGCTGTCCGCGCCGCCGCAGCCAAAGGGGATAGGGAAGGGGGAGGCGGCCTCCGAGAAGCCGGTGACAGGCAACGGCAGCGGCGAGAGCGGGCCGAAAGGCGTGGCGGAGGGTGACGGGGCGGCGGCCGCCGCGGCTCCAGCGGCGTAGGGACGGTACGCCCCGCCGCTGAACAGGGACCCGGGACTGCTGCTTCGGAGCCGGGCGGTTTGCAGCACCCCAAACCCGAAGTCCCTCATTTATCAGGCCGGCGGCAGCGGGAGGAGACGCACCCCGTCCGCTGCCCCGCCTAAGAAGC
Coding sequences within it:
- the CPEB2 gene encoding cytoplasmic polyadenylation element-binding protein 2 isoform X5, producing MRDFGFGVLQTARLRSSSPGSLFSGGAYRPYAAGAAAAAAPSPSATPFGPLSPLPLPVTGFSEAASPFPIPFGCGGADSSVATASSSSPFPAHQQTMQDELLLRLTQQPARPLSGAEATEKLPNHHPGGGTNAGVTHLLPSQDFKPSLHHPSSSASSCCCCRTSSPQDFSKRQQQQLSSQKRKEFSPPRLPHPPDSKPPPPLHCPGRFGSPPPPPGQLLQPAQLAQRQPQQQQQQQQFSLPHPQHLPPQDFAPQQRPADLPPLPQLQPSPPAAPRRRHGGAGSPRKTPAVGEGSAAEPPNAGLAPSTPPVNPAPGSMESPNHPLLNSPSNLLPGGALGAGAFSSLQSPDLPHPGGGGGGSGGGGPPGGGGGGGSASPPPPLPGFGTPWSVQTASPPPQPQPQPPPPQQQPPPPPQQPPQPQPGSSAATPGGGGGGGGSLSAMPPPSPDSENGFYPGLPSSMNPAFFPSFSPVSPHGCAGLSVPAGGGGGGGGGGGGFGGPFSAAAVPPPPPPAMNLPQQQQQPPPPAAPQQPQSRRSPVSPQLQQQHQAAAAAFLQQRNSYNHHQPLLKQSPWSNHQSSGWGTGSMSWGAMHGRDHRRTGNMGIPGTMNQISPLKKPFSGNVIAPPKFTRSTPSLTPKSWIEDNVFRTDNNSNTLLPLQVRMVRSSLQLPAWGSDSLQDSWCTAAGTSRIDQDRSRMYDSLNMHSLENSLIDIMRAEHDPLKGRSSLFPIDDGLLDDGHNDQVGVLNSPTCYSAHQNGERIERFSRKVFVGGLPPDIDEDEITASFRRFGPLVVDWPHKAESKSYFPPKGYAFLLFQEESSVQALIDACIEEDGKLYLCVSSPTIKDKPVQIRPWNLSDSDFVMDGSQPLDPRKTIFVGGVPRPLRAVELAMIMDRLYGGVCYAGIDTDPELKYPKGAGRVAFSNQQSYIAAISARFVQLQHGDIDKRVEVKPYVLDDQMCDECQGARCGGKFAPFFCANVTCLQYYCEFCWANIHSRAGREFHKPLVKEGADRPRQIHFRWN
- the CPEB2 gene encoding cytoplasmic polyadenylation element-binding protein 2 isoform X7, whose amino-acid sequence is MRDFGFGVLQTARLRSSSPGSLFSGGAYRPYAAGAAAAAAPSPSATPFGPLSPLPLPVTGFSEAASPFPIPFGCGGADSSVATASSSSPFPAHQQTMQDELLLRLTQQPARPLSGAEATEKLPNHHPGGGTNAGVTHLLPSQDFKPSLHHPSSSASSCCCCRTSSPQDFSKRQQQQLSSQKRKEFSPPRLPHPPDSKPPPPLHCPGRFGSPPPPPGQLLQPAQLAQRQPQQQQQQQQFSLPHPQHLPPQDFAPQQRPADLPPLPQLQPSPPAAPRRRHGGAGSPRKTPAVGEGSAAEPPNAGLAPSTPPVNPAPGSMESPNHPLLNSPSNLLPGGALGAGAFSSLQSPDLPHPGGGGGGSGGGGPPGGGGGGGSASPPPPLPGFGTPWSVQTASPPPQPQPQPPPPQQQPPPPPQQPPQPQPGSSAATPGGGGGGGGSLSAMPPPSPDSENGFYPGLPSSMNPAFFPSFSPVSPHGCAGLSVPAGGGGGGGGGGGGFGGPFSAAAVPPPPPPAMNLPQQQQQPPPPAAPQQPQSRRSPVSPQLQQQHQAAAAAFLQQRNSYNHHQPLLKQSPWSNHQSSGWGTGSMSWGAMHGRDHRRTGNMGIPGTMNQISPLKKPFSGNVIAPPKFTRSTPSLTPKSWIEDNVFRTDNNSNTLLPLQDRSRMYDSLNMHSLENSLIDIMRAEHDPLKGRLSYPHPGTDNLLMLNARSYGRRRGRSSLFPIDDGLLDDGHNDQVGVLNSPTCYSAHQNGERIERFSRKVFVGGLPPDIDEDEITASFRRFGPLVVDWPHKAESKSYFPPKGYAFLLFQEESSVQALIDACIEEDGKLYLCVSSPTIKDKPVQIRPWNLSDSDFVMDGSQPLDPRKTIFVGGVPRPLRAVELAMIMDRLYGGVCYAGIDTDPELKYPKGAGRVAFSNQQSYIAAISARFVQLQHGDIDKRVEVKPYVLDDQMCDECQGARCGGKFAPFFCANVTCLQYYCEFCWANIHSRAGREFHKPLVKEGADRPRQIHFRWN
- the CPEB2 gene encoding cytoplasmic polyadenylation element-binding protein 2 isoform X8 gives rise to the protein MRDFGFGVLQTARLRSSSPGSLFSGGAYRPYAAGAAAAAAPSPSATPFGPLSPLPLPVTGFSEAASPFPIPFGCGGADSSVATASSSSPFPAHQQTMQDELLLRLTQQPARPLSGAEATEKLPNHHPGGGTNAGVTHLLPSQDFKPSLHHPSSSASSCCCCRTSSPQDFSKRQQQQLSSQKRKEFSPPRLPHPPDSKPPPPLHCPGRFGSPPPPPGQLLQPAQLAQRQPQQQQQQQQFSLPHPQHLPPQDFAPQQRPADLPPLPQLQPSPPAAPRRRHGGAGSPRKTPAVGEGSAAEPPNAGLAPSTPPVNPAPGSMESPNHPLLNSPSNLLPGGALGAGAFSSLQSPDLPHPGGGGGGSGGGGPPGGGGGGGSASPPPPLPGFGTPWSVQTASPPPQPQPQPPPPQQQPPPPPQQPPQPQPGSSAATPGGGGGGGGSLSAMPPPSPDSENGFYPGLPSSMNPAFFPSFSPVSPHGCAGLSVPAGGGGGGGGGGGGFGGPFSAAAVPPPPPPAMNLPQQQQQPPPPAAPQQPQSRRSPVSPQLQQQHQAAAAAFLQQRNSYNHHQPLLKQSPWSNHQSSGWGTGSMSWGAMHGRDHRRTGNMGIPGTMNQISPLKKPFSGNVIAPPKFTRSTPSLTPKSWIEDNVFRTDNNSNTLLPLQVRMDRSRMYDSLNMHSLENSLIDIMRAEHDPLKGRLSYPHPGTDNLLMLNGRSSLFPIDDGLLDDGHNDQVGVLNSPTCYSAHQNGERIERFSRKVFVGGLPPDIDEDEITASFRRFGPLVVDWPHKAESKSYFPPKGYAFLLFQEESSVQALIDACIEEDGKLYLCVSSPTIKDKPVQIRPWNLSDSDFVMDGSQPLDPRKTIFVGGVPRPLRAVELAMIMDRLYGGVCYAGIDTDPELKYPKGAGRVAFSNQQSYIAAISARFVQLQHGDIDKRVEVKPYVLDDQMCDECQGARCGGKFAPFFCANVTCLQYYCEFCWANIHSRAGREFHKPLVKEGADRPRQIHFRWN
- the CPEB2 gene encoding cytoplasmic polyadenylation element-binding protein 2 isoform X6 translates to MRDFGFGVLQTARLRSSSPGSLFSGGAYRPYAAGAAAAAAPSPSATPFGPLSPLPLPVTGFSEAASPFPIPFGCGGADSSVATASSSSPFPAHQQTMQDELLLRLTQQPARPLSGAEATEKLPNHHPGGGTNAGVTHLLPSQDFKPSLHHPSSSASSCCCCRTSSPQDFSKRQQQQLSSQKRKEFSPPRLPHPPDSKPPPPLHCPGRFGSPPPPPGQLLQPAQLAQRQPQQQQQQQQFSLPHPQHLPPQDFAPQQRPADLPPLPQLQPSPPAAPRRRHGGAGSPRKTPAVGEGSAAEPPNAGLAPSTPPVNPAPGSMESPNHPLLNSPSNLLPGGALGAGAFSSLQSPDLPHPGGGGGGSGGGGPPGGGGGGGSASPPPPLPGFGTPWSVQTASPPPQPQPQPPPPQQQPPPPPQQPPQPQPGSSAATPGGGGGGGGSLSAMPPPSPDSENGFYPGLPSSMNPAFFPSFSPVSPHGCAGLSVPAGGGGGGGGGGGGFGGPFSAAAVPPPPPPAMNLPQQQQQPPPPAAPQQPQSRRSPVSPQLQQQHQAAAAAFLQQRNSYNHHQPLLKQSPWSNHQSSGWGTGSMSWGAMHGRDHRRTGNMGIPGTMNQISPLKKPFSGNVIAPPKFTRSTPSLTPKSWIEDNVFRTDNNSNTLLPLQVRMDRSRMYDSLNMHSLENSLIDIMRAEHDPLKGRLSYPHPGTDNLLMLNARSYGRRRGRSSLFPIDDGLLDDGHNDQVGVLNSPTCYSAHQNGERIERFSRKVFVGGLPPDIDEDEITASFRRFGPLVVDWPHKAESKSYFPPKGYAFLLFQEESSVQALIDACIEEDGKLYLCVSSPTIKDKPVQIRPWNLSDSDFVMDGSQPLDPRKTIFVGGVPRPLRAVELAMIMDRLYGGVCYAGIDTDPELKYPKGAGRVAFSNQQSYIAAISARFVQLQHGDIDKRVEVKPYVLDDQMCDECQGARCGGKFAPFFCANVTCLQYYCEFCWANIHSRAGREFHKPLVKEGADRPRQIHFRWN
- the CPEB2 gene encoding cytoplasmic polyadenylation element-binding protein 2 isoform X1 — translated: MRDFGFGVLQTARLRSSSPGSLFSGGAYRPYAAGAAAAAAPSPSATPFGPLSPLPLPVTGFSEAASPFPIPFGCGGADSSVATASSSSPFPAHQQTMQDELLLRLTQQPARPLSGAEATEKLPNHHPGGGTNAGVTHLLPSQDFKPSLHHPSSSASSCCCCRTSSPQDFSKRQQQQLSSQKRKEFSPPRLPHPPDSKPPPPLHCPGRFGSPPPPPGQLLQPAQLAQRQPQQQQQQQQFSLPHPQHLPPQDFAPQQRPADLPPLPQLQPSPPAAPRRRHGGAGSPRKTPAVGEGSAAEPPNAGLAPSTPPVNPAPGSMESPNHPLLNSPSNLLPGGALGAGAFSSLQSPDLPHPGGGGGGSGGGGPPGGGGGGGSASPPPPLPGFGTPWSVQTASPPPQPQPQPPPPQQQPPPPPQQPPQPQPGSSAATPGGGGGGGGSLSAMPPPSPDSENGFYPGLPSSMNPAFFPSFSPVSPHGCAGLSVPAGGGGGGGGGGGGFGGPFSAAAVPPPPPPAMNLPQQQQQPPPPAAPQQPQSRRSPVSPQLQQQHQAAAAAFLQQRNSYNHHQPLLKQSPWSNHQSSGWGTGSMSWGAMHGRDHRRTGNMGIPGTMNQISPLKKPFSGNVIAPPKFTRSTPSLTPKSWIEDNVFRTDNNSNTLLPLQVRMVRSSLQLPAWGSDSLQDSWCTAAGTSRIDQDRSRMYDSLNMHSLENSLIDIMRAEHDPLKGRLSYPHPGTDNLLMLNARSYGRRRGRSSLFPIDDGLLDDGHNDQVGVLNSPTCYSAHQNGERIERFSRKVFVGGLPPDIDEDEITASFRRFGPLVVDWPHKAESKSYFPPKGYAFLLFQEESSVQALIDACIEEDGKLYLCVSSPTIKDKPVQIRPWNLSDSDFVMDGSQPLDPRKTIFVGGVPRPLRAVELAMIMDRLYGGVCYAGIDTDPELKYPKGAGRVAFSNQQSYIAAISARFVQLQHGDIDKRVEVKPYVLDDQMCDECQGARCGGKFAPFFCANVTCLQYYCEFCWANIHSRAGREFHKPLVKEGADRPRQIHFRWN
- the CPEB2 gene encoding cytoplasmic polyadenylation element-binding protein 2 isoform X10; its protein translation is MRDFGFGVLQTARLRSSSPGSLFSGGAYRPYAAGAAAAAAPSPSATPFGPLSPLPLPVTGFSEAASPFPIPFGCGGADSSVATASSSSPFPAHQQTMQDELLLRLTQQPARPLSGAEATEKLPNHHPGGGTNAGVTHLLPSQDFKPSLHHPSSSASSCCCCRTSSPQDFSKRQQQQLSSQKRKEFSPPRLPHPPDSKPPPPLHCPGRFGSPPPPPGQLLQPAQLAQRQPQQQQQQQQFSLPHPQHLPPQDFAPQQRPADLPPLPQLQPSPPAAPRRRHGGAGSPRKTPAVGEGSAAEPPNAGLAPSTPPVNPAPGSMESPNHPLLNSPSNLLPGGALGAGAFSSLQSPDLPHPGGGGGGSGGGGPPGGGGGGGSASPPPPLPGFGTPWSVQTASPPPQPQPQPPPPQQQPPPPPQQPPQPQPGSSAATPGGGGGGGGSLSAMPPPSPDSENGFYPGLPSSMNPAFFPSFSPVSPHGCAGLSVPAGGGGGGGGGGGGFGGPFSAAAVPPPPPPAMNLPQQQQQPPPPAAPQQPQSRRSPVSPQLQQQHQAAAAAFLQQRNSYNHHQPLLKQSPWSNHQSSGWGTGSMSWGAMHGRDHRRTGNMGIPGTMNQISPLKKPFSGNVIAPPKFTRSTPSLTPKSWIEDNVFRTDNNSNTLLPLQVRMDRSRMYDSLNMHSLENSLIDIMRAEHDPLKGRSSLFPIDDGLLDDGHNDQVGVLNSPTCYSAHQNGERIERFSRKVFVGGLPPDIDEDEITASFRRFGPLVVDWPHKAESKSYFPPKGYAFLLFQEESSVQALIDACIEEDGKLYLCVSSPTIKDKPVQIRPWNLSDSDFVMDGSQPLDPRKTIFVGGVPRPLRAVELAMIMDRLYGGVCYAGIDTDPELKYPKGAGRVAFSNQQSYIAAISARFVQLQHGDIDKRVEVKPYVLDDQMCDECQGARCGGKFAPFFCANVTCLQYYCEFCWANIHSRAGREFHKPLVKEGADRPRQIHFRWN
- the CPEB2 gene encoding cytoplasmic polyadenylation element-binding protein 2 isoform X3: MRDFGFGVLQTARLRSSSPGSLFSGGAYRPYAAGAAAAAAPSPSATPFGPLSPLPLPVTGFSEAASPFPIPFGCGGADSSVATASSSSPFPAHQQTMQDELLLRLTQQPARPLSGAEATEKLPNHHPGGGTNAGVTHLLPSQDFKPSLHHPSSSASSCCCCRTSSPQDFSKRQQQQLSSQKRKEFSPPRLPHPPDSKPPPPLHCPGRFGSPPPPPGQLLQPAQLAQRQPQQQQQQQQFSLPHPQHLPPQDFAPQQRPADLPPLPQLQPSPPAAPRRRHGGAGSPRKTPAVGEGSAAEPPNAGLAPSTPPVNPAPGSMESPNHPLLNSPSNLLPGGALGAGAFSSLQSPDLPHPGGGGGGSGGGGPPGGGGGGGSASPPPPLPGFGTPWSVQTASPPPQPQPQPPPPQQQPPPPPQQPPQPQPGSSAATPGGGGGGGGSLSAMPPPSPDSENGFYPGLPSSMNPAFFPSFSPVSPHGCAGLSVPAGGGGGGGGGGGGFGGPFSAAAVPPPPPPAMNLPQQQQQPPPPAAPQQPQSRRSPVSPQLQQQHQAAAAAFLQQRNSYNHHQPLLKQSPWSNHQSSGWGTGSMSWGAMHGRDHRRTGNMGIPGTMNQISPLKKPFSGNVIAPPKFTRSTPSLTPKSWIEDNVFRTDNNSNTLLPLQVRMVRSSLQLPAWGSDSLQDSWCTAAGTSRIDQDRSRMYDSLNMHSLENSLIDIMRAEHDPLKGRLSYPHPGTDNLLMLNGRSSLFPIDDGLLDDGHNDQVGVLNSPTCYSAHQNGERIERFSRKVFVGGLPPDIDEDEITASFRRFGPLVVDWPHKAESKSYFPPKGYAFLLFQEESSVQALIDACIEEDGKLYLCVSSPTIKDKPVQIRPWNLSDSDFVMDGSQPLDPRKTIFVGGVPRPLRAVELAMIMDRLYGGVCYAGIDTDPELKYPKGAGRVAFSNQQSYIAAISARFVQLQHGDIDKRVEVKPYVLDDQMCDECQGARCGGKFAPFFCANVTCLQYYCEFCWANIHSRAGREFHKPLVKEGADRPRQIHFRWN
- the CPEB2 gene encoding cytoplasmic polyadenylation element-binding protein 2 isoform X9, translated to MRDFGFGVLQTARLRSSSPGSLFSGGAYRPYAAGAAAAAAPSPSATPFGPLSPLPLPVTGFSEAASPFPIPFGCGGADSSVATASSSSPFPAHQQTMQDELLLRLTQQPARPLSGAEATEKLPNHHPGGGTNAGVTHLLPSQDFKPSLHHPSSSASSCCCCRTSSPQDFSKRQQQQLSSQKRKEFSPPRLPHPPDSKPPPPLHCPGRFGSPPPPPGQLLQPAQLAQRQPQQQQQQQQFSLPHPQHLPPQDFAPQQRPADLPPLPQLQPSPPAAPRRRHGGAGSPRKTPAVGEGSAAEPPNAGLAPSTPPVNPAPGSMESPNHPLLNSPSNLLPGGALGAGAFSSLQSPDLPHPGGGGGGSGGGGPPGGGGGGGSASPPPPLPGFGTPWSVQTASPPPQPQPQPPPPQQQPPPPPQQPPQPQPGSSAATPGGGGGGGGSLSAMPPPSPDSENGFYPGLPSSMNPAFFPSFSPVSPHGCAGLSVPAGGGGGGGGGGGGFGGPFSAAAVPPPPPPAMNLPQQQQQPPPPAAPQQPQSRRSPVSPQLQQQHQAAAAAFLQQRNSYNHHQPLLKQSPWSNHQSSGWGTGSMSWGAMHGRDHRRTGNMGIPGTMNQISPLKKPFSGNVIAPPKFTRSTPSLTPKSWIEDNVFRTDNNSNTLLPLQDRSRMYDSLNMHSLENSLIDIMRAEHDPLKGRLSYPHPGTDNLLMLNGRSSLFPIDDGLLDDGHNDQVGVLNSPTCYSAHQNGERIERFSRKVFVGGLPPDIDEDEITASFRRFGPLVVDWPHKAESKSYFPPKGYAFLLFQEESSVQALIDACIEEDGKLYLCVSSPTIKDKPVQIRPWNLSDSDFVMDGSQPLDPRKTIFVGGVPRPLRAVELAMIMDRLYGGVCYAGIDTDPELKYPKGAGRVAFSNQQSYIAAISARFVQLQHGDIDKRVEVKPYVLDDQMCDECQGARCGGKFAPFFCANVTCLQYYCEFCWANIHSRAGREFHKPLVKEGADRPRQIHFRWN